One Scyliorhinus canicula chromosome 9, sScyCan1.1, whole genome shotgun sequence DNA segment encodes these proteins:
- the foxf1 gene encoding LOW QUALITY PROTEIN: forkhead box protein F1 (The sequence of the model RefSeq protein was modified relative to this genomic sequence to represent the inferred CDS: inserted 3 bases in 3 codons) — protein MTAEVQQPAAHSTAQSSPMSTGEKANSQTSVMESAISTTKTKKSNAGIRRPEKPPYSYIALIVMAIQSSPTKRLTLSEIYQFLQSRFPFFRGSYQGWKNSVRHNLSLNECFIKLPKGLGRPGKGHYWTIDPASEFMFEEGSFRRRPRGFRRKCQALKPMYSMMNGLGFNHIPDTYNFQGSRGPISCAPNSLSLDTSIGMMNGHLPNNVDGIGLSGHHLSTNNGHYMGSCTGSSVADYPNHADSSVPASPLLTGAGVMEPHSMYTTSASAWAPAASALNNGAPYIKQQSLSPCNPSANLTSNLQAHPLDQSYLHQNSHNPTDIQGIPRYHSQSPSXCDRKEFVFSFNAMTSPSMHPSTXGSYYHQQVTYQDIXPCVM, from the exons ATGACGGCCGAGGTTCAGCAGCCGGCTGCTCACAGCACGGCCCAGAGCAGCCCCATGTCGACTGGCGAGAAAGCCAACAGCCAGACCTCTGTGATGGAGTCGGCCATCTCCACCACCAAGACGAAGAAAAGCAACGCGGGCATCCGGCGCCCGGAGAAGCCGCCCTACTCCTACATCGCCCTGATCGTCATGGCCATTCAGAGCTCCCCTACCAAGCGGCTGACCCTCAGCGAGATCTACCAGTTCCTCCAGAGCCGCTTCCCCTTCTTCCGGGGCTCCTACCAAGGCTGGAAGAATTCGGTGCgccacaatctctccctcaacgagTGCTTCATCAAACTGCCCAAGGGTCTGGGCAGACCGGGCAAAGGCCACTACTGGACCATCGACCCCGCCAGCGAGTTCATGTTCGAGGAGGGCTCCTTCCGACGCCGACCCAGGGGCTTTCGCCGCAAGTGCCAAGCCCTGAAGCCCATGTACAGCATGATGAACGGATTGGGGTTCAACCACATCCCAGACACCTACAACTTCCAAGGATCCAGAGGACCCATCTCCTGCGCCCCTAACAGCCTCTCCCTGGACACTAGTATTGGCATGATGAATGGACATCTGCCCAACAACGTGGATGGCATTGGTTTATCGGGACATCACCTCTCGACTAACAACGGCCATTATATGGGAAGCTGTACCGGGTCATCCGTGGCAGATTACCCGAACCACGCCGACAGCTCGGTGCCCGCctcccccttgctgaccggcgCTGGGGTAATGGAGCCTCACTCCATGTACACTACCTCGGCTTCAGCGTGGGCCCCGGCGGCCTCGGCTCTCAACAACGGCGCCCCTTACATCAAACAGCAGTCTCTATCACCATGCAACCCGTCAGCGAATCTAACTTCAAACCTACAAGCGCACCCCCTAGACCAGTCCTATTTACATCAAAATAGCCACAATCCGACTGATATACAAG GAATTCCGCGATATCACTCGCagtctccca agtgtgacaggAAAGAATTCGTCTTCTCTTTCAACGCCATGACGTCCCCTTCAATGCATCCATCAA ATGGATCTTACTATCATCAGCAAGTGACTTACCAAGATA AACCTTGTGTAATGTGA